In the genome of Mytilus edulis chromosome 3, xbMytEdul2.2, whole genome shotgun sequence, one region contains:
- the LOC139517498 gene encoding universal stress protein in QAH/OAS sulfhydrylase 3'region-like, giving the protein MAAPAESKQRVCLVAFDGSKHAEIAVKWFKENIYKEGDHVLLVHAIDHRHSMAYGSVAMMPGNPDAIAQQFRGEEKKAEHVMVQYKQKCIDMGMPAEILKAYGEAGEAIVGVAHDKKADLIVCGCRGLGTIRRTIMGSVSDYVVHHSNVPVFICRHD; this is encoded by the exons ATGGCGGCACCAGCTGAAAGTAAACAACGAGTGTGTTTGGTAGCTTTCGATGGCAGTAAACATGCAGAGATAGCCGTCAAAT GGttcaaagaaaacatttacaaggAAGGGGACCATGTTTTACTTGTACACGCCATTGACCACAGACACAGTATGGCTTATGGAT CGGTTGCCATGATGCCTGGAAATCCAGATGCTATAGCCCAACAGTTTAGAGGAGAAGAAAAGAAGGCAGAACACGTTATGgttcaatataaacaaaaatgtatcgATATGGGG ATGCCAGCAGAAATATTGAAAGCCTATGGTGAAGCAGGAGAGGCCATTGTTGGTGTTGCGCATGACAAGAAAGCTGACTTAATTGTATGTGGTTGTAGAGGCCTTGGTACTATAAGGAGAACAATAATGGGAAGTGTCAGTGATTATGTTGTTCATCATTCTAATGTACCAGTTTTCATTTGTCGTCATGACTGA